The Rhopalosiphum maidis isolate BTI-1 chromosome 1, ASM367621v3, whole genome shotgun sequence genome has a segment encoding these proteins:
- the LOC113555599 gene encoding centromere-associated protein E-like isoform X3 — protein sequence MSGDQSNPGIIPLAINYMFNVMNNSTSREYLLRACYLEIYNEKVIDLLEKKNNRNQTKKIEIQKDGLHITPLKAIVCQNSQMVIDLMRIGEKNRSIGETDMNERSSRSHTIFRIILESRNIDDDCDGAYQQSVINLVDLAGSERSSQTQSSMERFKEGCKINSSLTTLGLVIQQLSECPDSSQHVNFRDSKLTRILQTSLGGNSLTAIICTVTLAVEDQTSNTLSFASRAKKIKNTAKVNENVTDETLLKRYRVQLSKLNKELEGIKQNQFENDEVNEIKYKYQEEKRTNEELKERIMRLQNNMITSAHIDQPSNKKGYQRRRTWGGKLDNTFSSNSILETIEEDVNMHRPSVPSNFGKQNKEFRTPLESFEWDLIREEDCSAVTESINKENTEHNFSPPSNIPFNVCETPKKVLRERVNNYKNMFEMSMKENNELREFTTLEKQMFYNNNEQLKELTNLSKEVENLQTEKKESEKMIEKLKHSIQLVENEKRDIEVIMEVQKNMHDKRETELLATIQETREELKIKEDQLKKTILSDNFMAEKQEEIKRLEMKIKEMYQLNNTYINEIDSLKLQLLNKDQQLNLEASKQCSLLNELSLLKNDAAEVKSVPCSIKFLADKGYFTLRKCEILELDQLLEHIHNTVEQLQLENQSLVDENNNLKLITNEFNIQMKNIKKENYELSLKLNSIEENIKSIIKDFSGSSEINVDNSDTKCLIDFAVTHFEENTNKIDILSNKNLILEEKLSLSNTKLNEIKSFVFHNLDCILQSISVMEVESSTEMEKFKKQLSETIEENIFLKSSIQAFDKLTFECVDIIEKVKTNHLKIIDLQEELAICNAFKIELQVQVDELNGLNANLNMLIENQTKVKNEIKDGQDVESNKFNSDHSTINEVQLIIKENEIKSDSIIGMDQLRTELETVKSNLEDKSNTIGTPEKTNLELLSEYSDLEKCYKSNTRCIDEKDEIKKQLQNKSVINTYGLPDALKKLKEMNIKLELNDSEIDKLKTSLNVVKLELNEKLKLIEIENSKFEVTQNEKLEEISQLNSINSTLTVKIDNEDDIYSKLLIKTKELENATSQINVLQLSIEEMKINTNSNITIIERLNHELNTTKFELEEKIKLVDQLKNNKSEELMGNNLDRISELDEIITKLKSELEEKLNNEKTLNNELRVVTVELDGAILKVDEVKSVINNLNINNISYISIVEQLNYELKCIKSTLNEKNEFIFELENTNLELATKSKKSDDQLNKIIADLKVNLEDKIKVENELRDELISKTNELEYSKVQNNKFEMMVESMENELKSNILLLEECKSDLAMKSNLLFELENVNVELTIKYDKINQTMLKNVKDNEQNYLDIQNQLHLVIQEKSLIQTDLDLISQKFIEISKHHDETKNNLEKKIQQQVLNYHILYTEFVNLSCDIESLIKHQSIKESNLREEILLKSTELELLQKQVLESSLQQEYDRLEEEYMLRSRECDEARQKIINFESELSKNEESKKILRNNLESKCIALEEYKKNVEFLFSRNDSFQIRVNDFEDNVLVGLNEEFDLMKSELSKKTEYEKILIEEKANLECDLNKLQEKFANITKEMELSEERCEDLASIINVLVIEIKDANSVKQNLECCLNEAEHELLKSGDYCENLKLELYSLQRELENACINTECVEKELQNLKFKLNENIDKKDLNGGDVRNKLIDPLVDYVHDIKLKLTELNSAIISGNQSEKQFRSKVMSAEDNSLPHDETLKINCGSQFDSTDIDIGLEIENLHKTLKEKNDLINNLQTSKNNMEKHIVELQCQVKKQFDENNKYIDDITLMENDLKEKTYLVRNLNEELNQLKLLNDKLKEINNEPQDQIIKLSDVNEKLISDITLMENDLKEKTSLISNLKNELNELKIQHNKLEEHNQANKEQIYYSYDIDTELRNGKRNIINEINLLEPGKITGVLTDHNLSNLLDMFVSLIMTKEQQIVTDLVNEHNKVKQLFEDQIKQFQEDIKKGKEWQEQVENDNEKLGLELENLKSQKHNFPSRELKIKELTEKVLEAENVSFNYLNELQELKTQLSKTSEQNYQLLSEEFEVFKTNSEVSIQDLKNKLENLTKQYNESLSMYKDQKNCCFSLEDKIEKIQSECDYLKSIIEKKDEDIKNLLEGFKLKTNEYETLIEKYSLQKEEIKINHEKKINELEFDLSNIKHQMYCTEKLLKEIKKNNELLLEENSLNLSKIKHMQENNNSPLQIVELEGDSEITKVDKTKLESLEKELLVKSTELENLETDLKLKTIKLEETETQCSKLVHALEVHKLKNNELEKQLESFYQTLKIKDDKIEDYQIKLKLNEDSLIEINNITDKLRKILKCNDSISALYDNVCSLMIKCESLEEEIEELKQSNVDLDNECESMLEEVKNKDDKITELLTQLDELKTNIELLTEERDFLKNKTEQFKNFNEDVKKLNEEIFGYEQNIYELRKDKGQLIIQHDKELKQLKMELNKVQTKNLELSNEYSKLSETAKTLEKSLKEDIQQLNRCIVDKNAKISTLELFSKTNTDDLKKKNHELENVFKRARDENHMLRREIRRLKEITNVHRVDQCTQTNEEQSLVSSAIVADHKSMIDRIAKFEKDNKMMKMMLHHRKAKIEELEKQLNEKNC from the exons ATGTCTGGTGATCAGTCCAACCCTGGAATTATTCCATTAGCCATTAACTACATGTTTAATGTTATGAATAATTCCACTAGTagagaatatttattaag AGCTTGTTACTTAGAAATTTACAACGAAAAAGTTATAGatttactagaaaaaaaaaataacagaaatcaaacaaaaaaaattgaaattcagaAAGATGGCTTACATATTACACCATTAAAGGCTATAGTTTGTCAAAATTCACAAAtg gttaTTGATCTTATGAGAATAGGTGAGAAAAATCGGAGTATTGGAGAAACAGATATGAATGAAAGATCATCAAGATCCCATACAATATTTCGCatt attctagAAAGTCGCAACATAGATGATGATTGTGATGGAGCTTACCAACAATCTGTGATCAATTTAGTTGACTTGGCTGGTTCAGAGCGCAGTAGTCAAACTCAGTCATCTATGGAACGATTTAAAGAAGGTTGCAAGATTAATAGTTCTTTAACAACTCTTGGTCTTGTTATCCAACAACTTAGTGAATGTCCAGATag ctCACAACATGTCAACTTTCGTGATAGTAAACTTACGAGAATTTTACAAACATCTCTTGGTGGAAATTCTTTAACTGCAATTATTTGTACAGTAACCTTAGCAGTTGAAGATCAAACATCTAATACATTGAG ttttgctTCTCGTGccaaaaagattaaaaatactgCTAAAGTAAATGAGAATGTCACAGATGAAACTCTTTTGAAACGTTATAGAGTTCAACTTTCTAAATTGAATAAAGAATTAGAgggtataaaacaaaatcaatttgaaaatgatgaagttaatgaaattaaatataagtatcaaGAAGAAAAACGAACTAATGAAGAATTAAAGGAACGTATAATgcgtttacaaaataatatgataacttCTGCTCATATAGATCAACCctcaaataaa aaAGGGTATCAGCGAAGAAGAACTTGGGGAGGAAAActtgataatacattttcttcaAATAGTATTCTTGAAACTATTGAAGAAGATGTCAATATGCATAGACCAAGTGTACCATCTAACTttggaaaacaaaataaag AATTTAGAACACCATTAGAGTCATTTGAATGGGATTTAATTAGAGAAGAAGATTGCTCAGCTGTTACtgaatctataaataaagaaaatactgAACATAATTTTTCTCC acCTTCCAACATTCCATTCAATGTTTGTGAAACccctaaaaaagttttaagagaacgtgtaaataattacaaaaatatgtttgaaatgaGTATGAAAGAAAACAATGAGCTTAGAGAATTCACAACTcttgaaaaacaaatgttttataataat AATGAGCAACTAAAAGAATTGACTAATTTAAGTAAAGAAGTTGAGAATCTTCAAACCGAAAAAAaagaatctgaaaaaatgattgaaaaacttaaacattcaattcaattagttgaaaatgaaaaacgtGATATTGAAGTTATCATggaagtacaaaaaaatatgcatgatAAACGTGAAACAGAACTTCTAGCTACAATTcag gaAACAAGAgaagagttaaaaataaaggaggatcaattaaaaaaaaccatattaaGTGATAACTTTATGGCAGAAAAGCAAGAAGAAATTAAAAGActtgaaatgaaaattaaagaaatgtatcaattaaataatacgtatattaatgaaatagacagtttaaaattacaattgttaaataaagacCAGCAACTCAATTTAGAAGCGTCCAAACAATGTTCACTTTTAAATGAGTTATCTCTTCTGAAAAATGATGCTGCTGAAGTTAAATCAGTCCCATgctctattaaatttttagctGATAAAGGGTATTTTACTCTCAGAAAATGTGAAATATTGGAACTGGATCAATTATTAGAACATATCCATAATACAGTTGAACAATTACAACTAGAAAACCAAAGTTTAGTAGATGAAAAcaacaatttgaaattaattacaaatgaatttaatattcagatgaaaaacataaaaaaagaaaattatgaattgagtttaaaactaaattcaattgaagaaaatattaagtctATCATAAAAGATTTCAGTGGAAGTTCTGAGATAAATGTTGACAATTCagatacaaaatgtttaattgattttgCAGTTACACATTTTGAAGAAAACACAAACAAAATTGATATACTTTCAaacaagaatttaattttagaagaaAAATTGTCTTTATCAAATACTAaactaaatgaaattaaatcatttgtaTTTCATAATCTCGATTGTATTCTTCAAAGTATTTCTGTCATGGAAGTTGAATCAAGTACTGAAATGGAGAAATTTAAGAAGCAACTTTCAGAAACTatagaagaaaatatatttttgaaatccaGTATTCAAGCATTTGACAAATTAACATTTGAATGTgttgatattattgaaaaagtaaAGACTAATCATTTGAAGATTATTGATCTTCAAGAAGAACTTGCTATCTGCAatgcttttaaaattgaattacaagTACAAGTTGATGAATTAAATGGATTGAATGCAAAtcttaatatgttaattgaaAACCAaactaaagttaaaaatgaaattaaggACGGTCAGGATGTTGAatctaacaaatttaatagtgACCATAGTACAATAAATGAAGTGCAATtgataattaaagaaaatgaaattaaaagcGATTCAATCATTGGTATGGACCAATTAAGAACTGAACTTGAAACTGTTAAATCAAACCTTGAAgataaatcaaatacaataGGGACACctgaaaaaactaatttagaattattatctGAATATAGTGATTTAGAGaaatgttataaatcaaatactaGATGCATTGATGAAaaagatgaaattaaaaaacagttacaaaataaatctgTTATAAACACATATGGTTTGCCAGAtgcacttaaaaaattaaaagaaatgaaTATTAAGCTTGAACTAAATGATTCTGAAATAGACAAATTAAAGACTTCTTTAAATGTTGTGAAACTTGAACTTAATGAAAAGCTTAAACTCATTGAAAtagaaaattctaaatttgaaGTTACTCAAAATGAGAAATTAGAAGAAATTAGTCAGCTTAACAGTATAAATTCTACACTTACTGTTAAAATTGATAACGAAGatgatatttatagtaaattgctGATAAAAACTAAAGAATTAGAAAATGCAACTTCGCAAATTAATGTGTTACAATTATCAATTgaagaaatgaaaataaatacaaattctaatattactattattgaaaGATTAAATCATGAACTCAATACTACAAAATTTGAActagaagaaaaaattaaacttgttgatcaattaaaaaataataaatccgaAGAATTAATGGGTAATAATTTAGATAGAATTTCTGAACTTgatgaaattattacaaaacttaAATCTGAATTGGAAGAGaaattaaacaatgaaaaaacattgaataatgAATTACGGGTTGTTACAGTAGAATTGGATGGTGCTATTCTTAAAGTTGATGAAGTAAAATcagtaattaacaatttaaatataaataacatatccTATATTTCTATTGTAGAACAACTGAACTATGAACTTAAGTGTATCAAATCTactcttaatgaaaaaaatgaattcatttttgaattggAAAACACTAATTTAGAACTTGctacaaaaagtaaaaagtctgatgatcaattaaataaaattatcgctgaccttaaagttaatttagaagacaaaattaaagttgaaaatgAATTACGAGATGAACTTATATCTAAAACTAATGAATTAGAATATTCAAAggtccaaaataataaatttgaaatgatGGTAGAAAGTATGGAGaatgaattaaaatcaaatattttattattagaggAATGTAAATCTGATTTAGCCATGAAATCGAATTTATTATTCGAAttagaaaatgtaaatgttgaattaactataaaatatgataaaattaatcaaacaatGTTAAAAAACGTAAAGGataatgaacaaaattatttagacaTTCAAAATCAGCTACATTTAGTTATCCaagaaaaatcattaattcaaACCGATTTGGATCTGATTAGCCAAAAGTTTATAGAAATATCAAAACATCATGAtgagacaaaaaataatttagaaaaaaaaatacaacaacaagtattaaattaccatattttatatacagaatttgttaatttgtcTTGTGATAttgaatcattaataaaacatcaatCTATTAAAGAATCTAATTTGAGAGAAGAAATTCTACTAAAATCTACAGAGCTTGAACTCTTGCAAAAACAAGTGCTTGAGTCTAGTTTACAGCAAGAATATGATAGACTAGAAGAAGAATATATGTTAAGATCTCGTGAATGTGATGAAGCacgacaaaaaataataaactttgaaTCAGAATTATCAAAGAATgaagaatctaaaaaaatacttagaaaTAATTTGGAATCCAAATGTATTGCTTTGGaagaatataagaaaaatgttgagtttttgttttcaaGAAATGATTCATTTCAAATTAGGGTTAATGACTTTGAAGATAATGTTTTAGTAGGTTTAAATGAAGAATTTGATTTAATGAAATcagaattatcaaaaaaaacagagtatgaaaaaattttaatagaggAAAAAGCAAATCTTGAATGTGACTTAAACAAACTTCAAGAAAAATTTGCTAACATTACTAAAGAAATGGAACTTAGTGAAGAACGATGTGAAGATTTGGcttcaattattaatgttttagtaaTTGAAATAAAGGATGCAAACTctgttaaacaaaatttagagTGTTGTTTGAATGAAGCTGAACATGAATTATTAAAGTCTGGAGACTACTGTGAAAACcttaaattagaattatatagtttacaaaGAGAATTAGAAAATGCATGCATCAATACTGAATGTGTAGAAAAAgaattacagaatttaaaatttaaattgaatgaaaACATTGATAAAAAAGACTTAAATGGTGGTGatgtaagaaataaattaattgatccACTTGTAGATTATGtacatgatattaaattgaaactcACTGAACTCAATTCTGCTATAATATCAGGAAACCAAAGTGAAAAGCAATTTAGATCAAAAGTGATGTCAGCTGAAGATAATAGTTTACCACATGATGAGACATTGAAGATAAACTGTGGCTCCCAATTTGATTCTACAGATATTGATATTggtttagaaattgaaaatttacataagacattaaaagaaaaaaatgatctGATCAACAATCTTCaaacatctaaaaataatatggaaaaacACATTGTTGAACTTCAATGCCAAGTGAAGAAacaatttgatgaaaataataaatatattgatgataTAACATTGATGGAAAATGatctaaaagaaaaaacatatttagtaagaaatttaaatgaagAATTGAATCaactcaaattattaaatgacaaactaaaagaaataaataatgagcCACAAgaccaaattattaaattatctgatgtaaatgaaaaattaataagtgatataacattaatggaaaacgatttaaaagaaaaaacatcattgataagtaatttaaaaaatgaattgaatgaacttaaaatacaacataataaacttGAAGAACATAACCAGGCTAATAaagaacaaatttattatagctaTGATATTGATACAGAATTAAGAAATGGTAAaaggaatattataaatgaaattaatctCCTTGAACCTGGAAAAATTACAGGTGTTCTTACTGATCATAATTTGTCAAATTTATTGGATATGTTTGTCAGCCTCATAATGACTAAAGAACAACAAATTGTAACTGATTTAGTTAATGAACACAACAAggtcaaacaattatttgaagaTCAAATCAAGCAGTTCCAAGAAGACATTAAAAAAGGAAAAGAATGGCAAGAACAAGTTGAAAATGATAATGAAAAACTTGGTCTTGAACTTGAAAATCTTAAATCTCAAAAACACAATTTCCCTAGtagagaattaaaaataaaagaattgaCAGAAAAAGTATTAGAAGCAGAAAATGTATCTTTTAATTATCTGAATGAATTGCAAGAATTAAAGACCCAATTGAGTAAAACCAGTGAACaaaattatcagttattatcAGAAGAATTTGAAGTATTCAAGACTAATTCGGAGGTGTCTATAcaagatttgaaaaataaacttgaaAATCTAACCAAACAGTATAATGAATCGTTAAGTATGTACAAagatcaaaaaaattgttgttttagtCTGGaagataaaatagaaaaaattcaaTCAGAATGCGATTatctaaaatctataattgaaaaaaaagatgaagatattaaaaacttacttgaaggatttaaattgaaaacaaatgaaTATGAAAcattgattgaaaaatatagtttacaaaaagaagaaattaaaattaatcatgaaaaaaaaattaatgaactaGAATTTGATTTAAGTAATATCAAACATCAGATGTATTGTACAGAAAAGTTgcttaaagaaataaaaaaaaataatgaactacTCCTTGAAgagaattcattaaatttatcaaaaataaaacatatgcaagaaaataataattcgccTCTACAAATAGTAGAATTAGAGGGTGATAGTGAAATAACTAAAGttgacaaaacaaaattagagAGTTTGGAGAAAGAGTTACTAGTAAAGAGTACAGAACTTGAAAACCTGGAAacagatttaaaattgaaaaccatAAAACTTGAGGAAACTGAAACACAATGCTCAAAACTAGTCCATGCTCTTGaagttcataaattaaaaaataatgaattagaGAAACAATTAGAAAGTTTTTATCAGACTTTAAAGATAAAAGATGACAAAATTGAagattatcaaattaaattgaaattgaatgaAGAtagtttaattgaaataaataacataactgataaattaagaaaaatactgAAGTGCAATGATTCAATATCAGCACTTTACGACAATGTCTGTTCATTAATGATCAAATGTGAAAGCTTAGAAGAAGAAATTGAAGAATTGAAACAGTCTAATGTCGACTTGGACAATGAATGCGAATCTATGTTAGAAgaggtaaaaaataaagatgatAAGATAACAGAACTTTTAACTCAATTAGATGAGTTGAAGACaaacattgaattattaacaGAAGAAAgagattttttgaaaaacaaaactgaacaatttaaaaatttcaatgaagatgtcaaaaaattaaatgaagagATATTTGgttatgaacaaaatatatatgaattaagAAAAGACAAAGGTCAGCTAATTATACAACACGATAAAGAactaaaacaattgaaaatggAATTAAATAAAGTCCAAACAAAAAACTTGGAACTATCAAATGAATACAGTAAATTATCAG AAACTGCTAAAACTTtggaaaaatcattaaaagaaGACATACAACAATTAAATAGATGTATTGTGGATAAAAATGCGAAAATATCCacattagaattattttccaaaacaAACACTGATGATCTCAAAAAGAAGAATCATGAATTAGAAAATGTCTTTAAAAGAGCAAGAGATGag AATCATATGTTGCGCAGAGAAATACGCCGTTTGAAAGAAATTACAAATGTACATAGAGTTGATCAATGTACTCAGACTAATGAAGAACAAAGCTTAGTGAGTAGTGCAATA gtgGCTGACCATAAAAGCATGATTGATAGAATCGCTAAATTTGAAAAAGACaataaaatgatgaaaatGATGTTACATCATCGTAAAGCTAAGATTGAAGAACTTGAAAAGCAACTTAATgagaaaaattgttaa